Part of the Dethiosulfovibrio faecalis genome, CAAGGTAAACGACGAAGAGCTTCAGGGCCTCTACGATAGTGTAAAGGACTTCGTCTTTACAGTTCCCGAGGGATTCGAGGTGCTTGCGGCCGAGTTCAGCAGCCAAGAGGCTGCGGATAAAGCTTACGAGGAGCTTTCGTCCGGAACGTCCTGGGACGTGGTTTTGGAGGGATTTTCCTCCTCTGATCTCACAGGATCCACCGGGTCCGAAAAACCTGCGTTCCTGAAGAAGGACTCTCTGCCGGAAAATCTGGCCTTTATCGCATCTATGGACGACGGTCAGTATGCCGAGCCGGTGGAGGTCGCCAGCGACGATTTCATAGTCGTTTACAGAAAGTCCGCCAAGGATAGAGAGGTTACCTCCTTCGAGGACGCCAGAGAGCAGCTTCAGTCGATGGTTTTGAACCAGAAGAGACAGGAACTCCAGAGGACTTTCCTGGATGAGATATCCGAAAAGGTGGAGGTTAAGATACTCGATCCGGAGATCTTCCCTGCCGAAGAAGAGGCTGTAGAGGTCGTCTCCGAGGATAATGCGAGTGGAGATAGAGAGTCAGAGGAATAAATTCTCGGATCGGCTTGACAGAAACCTCTCCCGTATGTAGAATATGCTGCGTTGCGTGGAGAGATGGCCGAGTGGTCGAAGGCGC contains:
- a CDS encoding peptidylprolyl isomerase; translated protein: MLRTLRTQVKWILVFFLLCFVLAIPLMYGVGGGKSSRSGNEDYAVAEIDGKKLMRSQLLRSVQDYVERSGIKDVTSTDLPMIRQMVLDQMVVQEALVKEVKALGITPSKEELDRAVSGIEDQFPTKEAFMQYLQETGITMDALREQLKTQLSQQMLLEEASAAAKVNDEELQGLYDSVKDFVFTVPEGFEVLAAEFSSQEAADKAYEELSSGTSWDVVLEGFSSSDLTGSTGSEKPAFLKKDSLPENLAFIASMDDGQYAEPVEVASDDFIVVYRKSAKDREVTSFEDAREQLQSMVLNQKRQELQRTFLDEISEKVEVKILDPEIFPAEEEAVEVVSEDNASGDRESEE